The proteins below come from a single Zea mays cultivar B73 chromosome 8, Zm-B73-REFERENCE-NAM-5.0, whole genome shotgun sequence genomic window:
- the LOC100285775 gene encoding protein binding protein: MSRRATVQEQISSPFMDSPPPHLDAPFFGADLIPSGRLRRMRGYRYSPGGLEEEIMMFQTRVLLGGMNMYDRYQDWRLDVDNMTYEELVELGDRIGYVNTGLREDEIARSLRKAKHPSFGSLRFAAEVERKCTICQEEFQSNEEMGRLVCGHSYHVLCIKQWLSQKNTCPVCKTAVSKN, translated from the exons ATGTCCCGGAGGGCGACCGTGCAGGAGCAGATATCCTCGCCCTTCATGGACTCGCCGCCGCCGCACCTCGACGCCCCCTTCTTCGGGGCCGATCTGATCCCCTCCGGCCGCCTCCGTCGGATGCGCGGGTACCGCTACTCCCCCGGAGGCCTCGAGGAAGAG ATAATGATGTTTCAGACAAGAGTTTTACTGGGAGGAATGAACATGTACGATCGCTACCAGGATTGGCGCCTTGATGTAGATAACATGACATACGAG GAGTTGGTCGAGCTTGGAGACAGAATTGGATACGTCAACACAGGGCTACGTGAGGACGAGATTGCTCGCAGCCTTAGGAAGGCCAAGCACCCATCCTTCGGTTCCTTGCGATTCGCAGCAGAAGTGGAAAGGAAATGCACTATTTGCCAA GAAGAATTTCAGTCAAATGAAGAGATGGGAAGGCTAGTCTGTGGCCATAGCTACCATGTGTTGTGCATCAAGCAGTGGCTCTCTCAGAAGAACACTTGCCCGGTTTGCAAAACTGCCGTCAGCAAGAATTGA